A window from Macadamia integrifolia cultivar HAES 741 unplaced genomic scaffold, SCU_Mint_v3 scaffold2413, whole genome shotgun sequence encodes these proteins:
- the LOC122066481 gene encoding cytochrome P450 CYP82H23-like, which produces MGNFSASDKTLRVAFLHGREVIKECFTTQDKVLATRPVVAAGKYLGYNYTVFGVAPQGPYWRDIKKISSLEFLSKTRLDMLKHVRTKEEDTCIKELYSHWNKNNKGAGPVIVEINKWLRSLTFNIITKLTSRKIYFGTIDAAGDDEGRRFDRCLEEMARLTVIFVVSDALPYLEWMDLQGHLRAMKCVTKEMDCLIGNCYDRYTVIKATILISLS; this is translated from the exons ggttgcatttctacatgGACGTGAGGTGATCAAAGAGTGTTTCACCACTCAAGACAAGGTCTTAGCTACAAGGCCAGTAGTGGCTGCTGGGAAGTATCTGGGCTACAACTATACCGTCTTTGGGGTTGCTCCCCAAGGACCTTACTGGCGTGATATTAAGAAGATAAGCTCTCTTGAGTTTCTCTCCAAAACAAGGCTTGATATGCTCAAGCACGTaagaaccaaagaagaagacaCATGCATCAAAGAGTTGTATTCTCATTGGAACAAGAACAACAAAGGTGCAGGTCCAGTGATTGTGGAGATTAATAAATGGCTTCGCAGTCTTACTTTCAATATCATCACTAAGCTTACTTCTAGGAAAATCTATTTCGGTACTATTGATGCTGCTGGAGATGATGAAGGTAGAAGATTCGATAGATGTCTAGAAGAAATGGCACGGTTAACAGTGATCTTTGTTGTATCAGATGCACTGCCATATTTAGAATGGATGGACTTGCAGGGACACCTGAGAGCCATGAAATGTGTTACTAAGGAAATGGATTGTTTAATTGGGAATTG TTATGATCGTTATACTGTCATCAAGGCAACTATACTG ATAAGCTTATCTTAA
- the LOC122066480 gene encoding cytochrome P450 1A2-like, whose amino-acid sequence MERRMKNFIWAGEVDTSKPITVKWESVCKPKEEGGLGIRRLRDTNMAMLCKLVWRIKHEKSTTNSFLRARFVKKDGSFNRGCRPSSIALGISKVWKTVEANERWIIGRGDLANFWKDKWWGPRSILEEIQTPDLPPLPCNAKDLALYARTSKGEVKSIADIMCCRKLGLKIDNPKIVPPLEVHWSEFSVVTEAILVAMNMNARGLWIESDSAAVVAATQKMHIPWFVLQKWRFALPFLQSITWKITHCFHEANTVAEFLAKKAAKSGASDYSTTFPSHMLIVGGSETTFLSLTWVLSLLLNHPDELKKAQDELDVHVERDRHVDELDIKSLVYLQAIVKETLRLYSLGPILPCQAMEDCQLGGYHVPKGTRLLVNIWKLHRDPNVWSNLNEFRPKRFLTTHADVDFKAQQYEYIPFSVGRQPCLGITLATHVFHLALARVLHGFDVMSPLHAPVDMTEGVSITLHKARPLQVLLTPRLPSKFYKD is encoded by the exons ATGGAAAGaaggatgaagaacttcatctGGGCAGGGGAAGTGGATACCTCGAAACCAATTACAGTGAAGTGGGAGTCTGTTTGCAAACCGAAGGAAGAAGGGGGTTTAGGTATCAGAAGACTCAGAGACACGAACATGGCAATGCTGTGTAAATTGGTATGGAGAATAAAGCATGAGAAATCTACTACCAATTCCTTTCTTAGAGCCAGATTTGTGAAAAAAGATGGGTCATTTAATAGAGGTTGTCGGCCGTCGTCTATTGCTCTGGGCATCAGCAAGGTGTGGAAGACTGTGGAGGCAAACGAACGTTGGATTATTGGGAGAGGCGATCTAGCAAATTTCTGGAAAGACAAATGGTGGGGCCCTAGGTCTATTCTTGAGGAGATTCAGACTCCTGacctccctcccctcccttgCAATGCTAAG GATCTTGCTCTATATGCAAGGACTTCTAAGGGTGAAGTGAAATCGATTGCTGATATTATGTGTTGTAGAAAACTGGGGCTGAAGATTGATAACCCAAAGATTGTGCCACCGCtggaagttcattggt ctgaatttagcGTTGTCACGGAAGCAATATTGGTTGCTATGAATATGAACGCAAGGGGCTTATGGATCGAGTCTGACTCCGCAGCTGTAGTGGCTGCAACTCAGAAGATGCATATCCCTTGGTTTGTTTTACAAAAATGGCGGTTTGCTCTCCCATTCCTTCAGTCCATTACATGGAAGATCACCCACTGCTTCCATGAGGCGAACACTGTGGCAGAATTTTTGGCAAAGAAGGCAGCAAAATCGGGAGCCTCTGACTACTCCACCACTTTTCCCAGTCAT ATGCTTATTGTAGGTGGTTCTGAAACAACATTCCTCTCCTTAACATGGGTGCTTTCCTTACTATTAAACCATCCCGATGAGTTAAAAAAGGCGCAAGATGAGTTGGATGTCCATGTTGAAAGAGACAGACATGTGGATGAGTTAGATATAAAGAGCCTTGTCTATCTCCAAGCCATTGTCAAGGAAACACTACGTTTATACTCACTTGGACCCATTTTGCCATGTCAAGCTATGGAAGATTGCCAATTGGGTGGGTATCATGTTCCAAAAGGCACCCGTTTACTTGTGAACATATGGAAGCTACATAGAGACCCTAATGTGTGGTCAAACCTTAATGAGTTTCGACCTAAGAGATTTCTCACAACTCATGCTGATGTAGACTTTAAAGCCCAGCAATACGAGTACATCCCGTTTAGTGTCGGTAGACAGCCATGCCTTGGTATCACCTTGGCCACACATGTCTTCCACTTGGCCCTTGCTCGTGTTCTTCATGGGTTCGATGTGATGAGCCCTTTGCATGCACCGGTGGACATGACTGAAGGTGTAAGCATCACCTTACACAAAGCAAGGCCTCTTCAAGTTCTTCTAACCCCACGTCTCCCTTCTAAGTTTTACAAAGATTAG